CGGCGCTGGATTGCGCGCCACGGCAAGGCCCAGGGCCTTGGCGGCGGGCTCCACCACATGGGCGTGCCAACCCGTGACCACGGTGATGTCCGTAATGCCGGCCCGGCGAAAGGTGCCGACCAGCAGGGCCAGAGCGCTTTGCGCTTCAATTTTTTTGCCCTCTGCCGGGCAGGGCAGGGGCAGGAGGGCCTTGACCCGGCCCATGCGGCGGGCCTCGCCGGCGGCCAGAATCAAGGCGCGCGCGGGCCTTTCGGTTCCTTCCACGACAACCCTCCTTGCAGTCTTTGGAGCAGATGACCCTTGAGAGTATGGATTCTTAACGGTTACGGCGTGCCCGTTCCGGCGCTTACCCGCGTAACTAGAGCATTTAACACTTGAAATGCTCGCTTACGGCAGGCGGCTCTCACGCAGCCGTCAGGGCATTGCAAGGCTGCAATGCCCTGGGTTCACGGCAAGGCATCGGCCAGGGCCTTGGTCCTTTCGGAATATAATGCTTTTTTTGCAGAACGGGGGAGACGTTTCCTTTTTTTCTGCAAAACGTTTTTTACGCTTCCCTCCCGCCCTTGTGCGGACGGACCACGAGCACGCGGCCTTGGCTGTGCTGCAGGCGGCCGCGCACATAGCTCAGACGGGGCAGGGGGCTGCCGCAGGCGCAGGGGCCGGGCAGCAGGCGGGCCACGTCGCCCGTGCGGTAGCGGATGAGGGGCATGGCCTCGCGTTGGAGGGTAGTGAGCACGATTTCGCCTTCTTCACCAGGGGGGAGAACCTCTGTGCCGCAGGGGTCCACAATTTCCACCAGCAGGTCCAGGGCGCGGATGTGGCAGCCATTGTGGGCCGGGCATTCCACTGCGCCGCCGTAAGCGGTTTCCGTAAGGCCGTAGTGGTCCAGGATTTCGCACTGCCAGACGGTGCACAGCAGATGGCGCAGCACGGGGTCCAGAGGTTCGGCGCTGGAGAGCACGCCGCGCAGGCCTGGCGGGCCGCTTTGGGGGAAACTGTGCAGCAGGGCGGCCAGTTGGCCGGGCATGGCAATGAGGGCGTGAGGGCGCTGGGCTGTCAGCCAGCGGGCCAGGTCTGCGTGGGCGGCCCAGGGCCCGGCGGGGCCGGCCAGAAGGGAAGGGGGCGGCGTGCGCACGTCCACGGCTGGGGTCAGGGCCTGACGCAGGACGTCGGCCACGCCGTCGGGGCGGTCCGCGCCGGGCAGGAGCACGGCCAGGCGGTCTCCGGTGCGGACCAGCTGGCGCATGCCCACGGCAAAAAATTCGCGGGTGCGGGCCAGGTCGCCTTCAGTAAAGGCCATGCGTTTGGGCGTGCCTGTGGTGCCCGAAGTGTGCAGGGTGACCATGCGCTGCACCGCGCCCAGGGAAACGCAGAGCAAGTCCTGCCACTGGCGCAGGTCCGCAGGGGTGGTGAAAGGCAGGCGCGGCAGGTCCTCCAGAGTCAGACGTTCCAGGTCCAGGCCCGTCAGACGGGGGCCGTAAAAGACAGCGCGGCGGGCCTGGACCAGTTGCCGGCGCAGGGCGGCCTCCTGGGCGGCGTGCAGGGCGCGGGGCAGGTCTTCCAGACTGGCCGCGCCGCAGTTCTGCGCCAGCCAGGCGTCCAGAGGGCAGGCCGTGGCTGTGGGAGCGGGGGGCGGTGCGGCGTTCATGGGGCGGTCTTGTAGAGGCGCGCGCCGTCCGCCGCCGTAAGGTTGTGGAGGCAGAAGGGGATCATGCGGCCGTCGGGACGCAGAACATGGATGCAGCAGCCGCGCACGCGGGCCACGTCCAG
The sequence above is a segment of the Desulfovibrio legallii genome. Coding sequences within it:
- a CDS encoding DVU_1553 family AMP-dependent CoA ligase, producing MNAAPPPAPTATACPLDAWLAQNCGAASLEDLPRALHAAQEAALRRQLVQARRAVFYGPRLTGLDLERLTLEDLPRLPFTTPADLRQWQDLLCVSLGAVQRMVTLHTSGTTGTPKRMAFTEGDLARTREFFAVGMRQLVRTGDRLAVLLPGADRPDGVADVLRQALTPAVDVRTPPPSLLAGPAGPWAAHADLARWLTAQRPHALIAMPGQLAALLHSFPQSGPPGLRGVLSSAEPLDPVLRHLLCTVWQCEILDHYGLTETAYGGAVECPAHNGCHIRALDLLVEIVDPCGTEVLPPGEEGEIVLTTLQREAMPLIRYRTGDVARLLPGPCACGSPLPRLSYVRGRLQHSQGRVLVVRPHKGGREA